CATTTATATTGTTTAAGCAAAATACGTGCTCAAAAGTAGCATACTTGTTTTAACTGTTTTTTAAATACGCAATTTAACGTAACTTAAGTTTTCCAAATTCTTGGAAATTCTTCATCTAAATCAAACCAATAATGTCTTAATCTTGCTCGTATAGCCGCAAAAGCATCATGACAATGTCGGACATCATTTCCCAGAAAACGAGCCGAAACTACATCATCCAATAATGTTAATGTGACAGGTGCTTGCATACGCATCATCAATTCTCGAATGAGTTCTAACTGCTGTTCTAAATAAGAAGCTGAGCGATACTTTTCGGGAGCGGCTGCCCAAAAGCTTCCCATTACGGCTTGATTATTCATACCCAAACATGAACTCAGCCAACGATCTTCTCCTTCAAAATACAATGTATCTGCAACCAATAACTTATGTTCTCGCCACAATTTAAACTGGTTGTGATAACTACCTTGAATAAAGAGCTCCGCACGTGCCTGTCGCCCAAGCACTAACATATCCCAGCCAATAAAACTCGCAGCATTATCAAGGTGAATATGAGTTTCTGAATGTGCTAAAGCTCCATCAAACAGCATCGTTTCTTGTGGAACCCACTCTAAAATGGACTGATCTTTCACATGCAATTGAATATGTTGAAAAGCTTGCTTACCATTGGTTTTGTACCATTTCCCTGCGCCCGGAGTAGTTACTACCGCATGAGCTTGATCTTTGGTTTCAATTTCAAACGTCAGATGATCTCCTCCTGCAATTCCTGCTGGAGGATGAACAATAATGGCATGACATACACCCGTTCTTTCAGGCCAGAGCATTTTTTGCACCCTAACAGGGCCATGGTGCTTTCTGTGACTCATTATGGTGCGTGAATTTTCAAAACAAAATCCGAGCTCTAATCGCGCATACCAAAATGGTGCTAAAGAGTTTTTTGAAAACGTTTGTACCTGATTCATTCTGGTTCATATGTTCAAAATAAGTGCTTAAAGTTATAAGCAAAATACGCACCAAATATGAAAATAAGCCAACTGATAAAATTAGATACAATTTTTCGATTTTAATGAGTTAAAAAATCATCAATGTCTAACATAAAACCACAGTAACTTATGGAATTGTTTATACAATAGCGCCCACCGTTGCTTCTATACTTGCTCTCCATGAAACTTTTTTTCGTGTTAACCCCACTTGTCTTTTTAACTGGGTGTATTTTTGGCCAATCTAGTGAGGTCAAACGTGCAGAAAAGATCCTGCACAATTTCGAATGTAAAAATGTAGAGACAAGCCAGCTTGCAACAAGCTCGATTAATTCTTATTACCAGCAATCTTTAGCGGTAAGCAAAGAAAAAGCAACTTCATACGTAGAGAGCTACAAAAATGGTGAAGAATTATTCGACATGCCGCTAGATGAAGTTTTAAAGCAACAATACGAACTCTATAAATCAGCATGTGACTCTTTAGGTGGAGTTTCAGCACAACCCTAATTTATAAGGTATTCATTAAATCGTTTTAGTGGATACCTGCTTTTTATTTTTGTTTTAATAATTATTCCAAAATTTACTCACTTTACCTTTTGTTAAAATTA
This genomic stretch from Acinetobacter oleivorans DR1 harbors:
- a CDS encoding urease accessory protein UreD — encoded protein: MNQVQTFSKNSLAPFWYARLELGFCFENSRTIMSHRKHHGPVRVQKMLWPERTGVCHAIIVHPPAGIAGGDHLTFEIETKDQAHAVVTTPGAGKWYKTNGKQAFQHIQLHVKDQSILEWVPQETMLFDGALAHSETHIHLDNAASFIGWDMLVLGRQARAELFIQGSYHNQFKLWREHKLLVADTLYFEGEDRWLSSCLGMNNQAVMGSFWAAAPEKYRSASYLEQQLELIRELMMRMQAPVTLTLLDDVVSARFLGNDVRHCHDAFAAIRARLRHYWFDLDEEFPRIWKT